Proteins found in one Oncorhynchus gorbuscha isolate QuinsamMale2020 ecotype Even-year linkage group LG15, OgorEven_v1.0, whole genome shotgun sequence genomic segment:
- the LOC123997721 gene encoding uncharacterized protein LOC123997721 → MTSVAEWLVQNRGKIEKGVEIMGQASAVLAATVGQLHPVLEAVFVASSEILSNPEGQDARYLTEQFSMVNQKLEGIQAEIEQIALELQRTSLNKQNFDREAQMLSQYEKFQDFVNAKPKFKEKKMEKFLSHYENTDTDLNLDALYNAVTGDNTSGDPMLETVVSTEQRSRRAVEDFCARLKKLFVVGIIAVMGYASLKEGVVGDEMVKKWQERMEDVENRMKAAVDDCTENFADQAKLDMENQLQEKPCSVDLDFTKSLLDTLVKKYDWVSWSIRVFNDKERIVFFNWLAGKKYHGRGGGANYFDVLTKNNIKVVISFSVQPKPINKGQIQQEIEGQKLKGNMMDVAQVLSRSLPNCLVHAVSHYKEVVETNNFQEDCYYYGKHKKAYLCIHPE, encoded by the coding sequence ATGACCAGTGTGGCGGAATGGCTCGTGCAGAACAGGGGCAAGATCGAGAAGGGGGTGGAGATCATGGGACAGGCCTCTGCAGTCCTGGCAGCCACTGTGGGTCAGCTCCATCCCGTCCTGGAGGCCGTGTTTGTAGCCTCCTCTGAGATCCTCAGCAACCCGGAAGGGCAGGATGCACGTTACCTGACTGAGCAGTTCAGCATGGTCAACCAAAAACTGGAAGGCATCCAGGCTGAGATCGAACAAATCGCCCTGGAGCTGCAGAGGACCTCCTTAAATAAGCAGAACTTTGACCGTGAGGCACAAATGCTCAGCCAGTACGAAAAGTTCCAGGACTTTGTCAACGCCAAGCCCAAGTTCAAAGAGAAGAAGATGGAGAAGTTCCTCAGCCATTATGAGAACACGGACACGGACTTGAACCTGGACGCGCTCTATAATGCCGTTACCGGGGACAATACCTCAGGTGACCCCATGCTGGAGACAGTGGTTTCCACAGAACAAAGGAGTAGAAGGGCGGTAGAAGATTTCTGTGCCAGGCTTAAGAAGCTCTTTGTGGTGGGCATCATTGCTGTCATGGGTTATGCCAGCCTCAAGGAAGGGGTTGTGGGAGATGAGATGGTGAAGAAGTGGCAGGAGCGTATGGAAGATGTTGAGAACCGCATGAAAGCAGCGGTGGATGATTGCACAGAAAACTTCGCTGATCAAGCCAAATTGGACATGGAAAACCAGCTTCAGGAGAAACCTTGCAGTGTTGACCTTGACTTCACCAAATCCCTATTGGACACACTTGTTAAGAAATATGACTGGGTTAGCTGGTCTATCAGGGTCTTCAATGACAAGGAGCGAATTGTCTTTTTCAACTGGCTAGCTGGAAAGAAGTACCATGGCAGGGGAGGAGGAGCTAATTACTTTGATGTGTTGACCAAGAACAACATCAAAGTGGTGATCTCTTTCAGTGTTCAGCCTAAGCCTATCAACAAGGGTCAGATTCAGCAAGAAATTGAGGGGCAGAAACTGAAGGGGAATATGATGGATGTGGCTCAGGTCCTCAGCAGAAGTCTCCCCAACTGCTTGGTGCATGCTGTCAGCCACTATAAGGAAGTGGTGGAGACCAACAACTTCCAAGAGGATTGTTACTACTATGGAAAACACAAAAAAGCGTACTTATGCATTCATCCTGAGTAG